Proteins co-encoded in one Saccharomyces cerevisiae S288C chromosome II, complete sequence genomic window:
- the RXT2 gene encoding Rxt2p (Component of the histone deacetylase Rpd3L complex; possibly involved in cell fusion and invasive growth; relocalizes to the cytosol in response to hypoxia) yields MTIRSSMKNNAELESKSVLANESNIISTFTRRIIKEKSGNYQVLKRSLDGKLIYPEATGISSNRGNKLLQRSEVVTRRDLNNSKPMIEQTVFYNGSEHRLLQTNIVTDSRRKRIKFTPDINVEPVLVGDENDIDGSEKEDENITDEYYGEEDDDDLSKLVNVKEILTPILSLGDIINHKTISRTFSSPILKNLALQIILMIEKEQMSVVRYSQFLEVFLGDHPEPIYESNLNLPSYNHNLTLPEDRGASDEDDINNKNNINEVNSNSLSTEAGHINNGMEEFGEEDPFFALPRLEQSNALLSLLPSSSGSASISTLTAAEQQQLNEEIESARQLSQIALQRNKEFIRNLQKIRKSVIKANRIRGRILNWSREYLGISDDDITIPVALRVVKRGLISATTNKTTNFEEEIENTMEDGVVDDNEPDEEANRA; encoded by the coding sequence ATGACTATTAGGAGCAGTATGAAAAACAACGCAGAATTGGAAAGCAAGAGTGTGTTAGCTAATGAATCGAATATAATTAGCACATTTACTAGAAGGataataaaggaaaaaagcGGTAACTATCAGGTACTGAAAAGATCCCTTGATGGAAAACTAATCTATCCTGAGGCCACTGGCATATCCTCTAACAGAGGTAACAAACTTTTGCAGAGAAGCGAAGTAGTAACAAGAAGAGACTTGAACAATTCTAAGCCAATGATTGAGCAAACTGTGTTCTATAACGGTTCGGAGCATCGCCTTCTGCAAACAAATATTGTCACTGATAGTAGACgcaaaagaataaaattcaCACCTGACATCAACGTCGAGCCTGTTTTAGTCGGTGATGAAAACGACATCGATGGTAGTGAGAAGGAAGACGAAAATATCACTGATGAGTATTACGGCGAAGAAGACGATGACGACCTATCAAAACTAGTGAATGTAAAGGAGATTTTGACTCCCATTCTTTCCCTAGGGGATATAATAAATCATAAAACTATCTCAAGGACATTTTCAAGcccaattttgaaaaatttagcCTTGCAAATAATTCTAatgattgaaaaagaacagaTGTCAGTTGTTAGATATTCCCAGTTTTTGGAGGTTTTTTTAGGAGATCATCCTGAACCAATTTATGAATCTAACTTGAACCTACCATCTTATAATCACAATTTGACCCTTCCAGAGGATAGAGGGGCAAGCGACGAGGATGACATtaacaacaaaaacaatatcaacGAGGTTAACTCGAATAGTTTGTCTACTGAAGCTGGTCATATCAATAATGGCATGGAAGAATTTGGAGAGGAAGatcctttttttgcattGCCAAGGTTGGAACAATCTAATGCGCTGTTATCGTTGCTGCCATCTTCTTCCGGTTCTGCTTCTATATCAACATTAACAGCGGCCGAACAACAACAGTTAAATGAGGAAATTGAGTCTGCCCGACAGCTGTCGCAGATTGCACTACAGAGGAATAAAGAATTCATAAGAAACTTacaaaaaatcagaaagTCTGTAATAAAAGCCAATAGAATAAGAGGTAGGATTTTAAATTGGAGTCGGGAATATTTGGGTATATCTGACGATGATATTACTATCCCGGTGGCTCTACGTGTTGTGAAGAGAGGTCTGATCAGTGCTACAACAAATAAGACAACAAATTttgaggaagaaattgaaaataccATGGAAGACGGTGTTGTAGACGATAATGAACCTGATGAAGAAGCTAATAGAGCCTAA
- a CDS encoding uncharacterized protein (hypothetical protein; green fluorescent protein (GFP)-fusion protein localizes to the ER), whose amino-acid sequence MGVCTIFRWLFAAYLLSSYKSLPGAYFVRFYYYVIQNLFLPMFTGFETENIKKLEKNEYGCFSYTSLDTYASPFECDFYFHKSNSTYFAELDISRGNLMCKIFQKLMLNSKHYPYIPVANVFTNFLKEIKPFQKYSVSSRIICWDEKWIYVMSRFTIKKGTVLCSLSLTKYVLKDGRKTIKPKDALEYCGLYNEKVAKISEDNLKLLTERCGFHETVPLENLSQEYCSEI is encoded by the coding sequence ATGGGTGTTTGCACTATTTTTAGGTGGCTCTTTGCTGCTTACTTGCTCTCTTCATATAAGTCGCTTCCTGGGGCATATTTTGTTAGgttttattattatgttaTTCAAAACTTGTTCTTGCCTATGTTTACAGGGTTTGAAACCGAGAATATTAAGAAACttgagaaaaatgaatatgGCTGTTTCTCGTACACCAGCCTAGATACCTATGCCTCTCCATTCGAATGTGACTTCTACTTTCATAAGAGCAATAGCACCTATTTTGCGGAATTGGACATTTCAAGAGGTAATCTCATGTGcaagatttttcaaaaattgatgCTGAATTCCAAGCATTATCCATATATTCCAGTTGCGAACGTTTTCACTAATTTCTTGAAGGAAATCAagccttttcaaaagtacTCGGTTTCATCAAGGATTATCTGTTGGGATGAGAAATGGATTTACGTCATGAGTAGATTCACAATTAAAAAGGGCACCGTCTTATGCTCATTATCATTGACCAAATACGTCCTTAAGGACGGTAGAAAGACCATCAAACCAAAGGATGCTCTTGAATACTGTGGTTTATATAATGAGAAGGTCGCCAAAATTTCTGAGGACAATCTAAAGCTTTTAACCGAGCGTTGTGGTTTCCACGAGACAGTACCATTGGAAAACTTGAGCCAAGAGTACTGTTCAGAAATCTAA
- the VPS15 gene encoding ubiquitin-binding serine/threonine protein kinase VPS15 (Serine/threonine protein kinase involved in vacuolar protein sorting; functions as a membrane-associated complex with Vps34p; active form recruits Vps34p to the Golgi membrane; interacts with the GDP-bound form of Gpa1p; myristoylated; a fraction is localized, with Vps34p, to nuclear pores at nucleus-vacuole junctions and may facilitate transcription elongation for genes positioned at the nuclear periphery), with translation MGAQLSLVVQASPSIAIFSYIDVLEEVHYVSQLNSSRFLKTCKALDPNGEIVIKVFIKPKDQYSLRPFLQRIRAQSFKLGQLPHVLNYSKLIETNRAGYMIRQHLKNNLYDRLSLRPYLQDIELKFIAFQLLNALKDIHNLNIVHGDIKTENILVTSWNWCILTDFAAFIKPVYLPEDNPGEFLFYFDTSKRRTCYLAPERFNSKLYQDGKSNNGRLTKEMDIFSLGCVIAEIFAEGRPIFNLSQLFKYKSNSYDVNREFLMEEMNSTDLRNLVLDMIQLDPSKRLSCDELLNKYRGIFFPDYFYTFIYDYFRNLVTMTTSTPISDNTCTNSTLEDNVKLLDETTEKIYRDFSQICHCLDFPLIKDGGEIGSDPPILESYKIEIEISRFLNTNLYFPQNYHLVLQQFTKVSEKIKSVKEECALLFISYLSHSIRSIVSTATKLKNLELLAVFAQFVSDENKIDRVVPYFVCCFEDSDQDVQALSLLTLIQVLTSVRKLNQLNENIFVDYLLPRLKRLLISNRQNTNYLRIVFANCLSDLAIIINRFQEFTFAQHCNDNSMDNNTEIMESSTKYSAKLIQSVEDLTVSFLTDNDTYVKMALLQNILPLCKFFGRERTNDIILSHLITYLNDKDPALRVSLIQTISGISILLGTVTLEQYILPLLIQTITDSEELVVISVLQSLKSLFKTGLIRKKYYIDISKTTSPLLLHPNNWIRQFTLMIIIEIINKLSKAEVYCILYPIIRPFFEFDVEFNFKSMISCCKQPVSRSVYNLLCSWSVRASKSLFWKKIITNHVDSFGNNRIEFITKNYSSKNYGFNKRDTKSSSSLKGIKTSSTVYSHDNKEIPLTAEDRNWIDKFHIIGLTEKDIWKIVALRGYVIRTARVMAANPDFPYNNSNYRPLVQNSPPNLNLTNIMPRNIFFDVEFAEESTSEGQDSNLENQQIYKYDESEKDSNKLNINGSKQLSTVMDINGSLIFKNKSIATTTSNLKNVFVQLEPTSYHMHSPNHGLKDNANVKPERKVVVSNSYEGDVESIEKFLSTFKILPPLRDYKEFGPIQEIVRSPNMGNLRGKLIATLMENEPNSITSSAVSPGETPYLITGSDQGVIKIWNLKEIIVGEVYSSSLTYDCSSTVTQITMIPNFDAFAVSSKDGQIIVLKVNHYQQESEVKFLNCECIRKINLKNFGKNEYAVRMRAFVNEEKSLLVALTNLSRVIIFDIRTLERLQIIENSPRHGAVSSICIDEECCVLILGTTRGIIDIWDIRFNVLIRSWSFGDHAPITHVEVCQFYGKNSVIVVGGSSKTFLTIWNFVKGHCQYAFINSDEQPSMEHFLPIEKGLEELNFCGIRSLNALSTISVSNDKILLTDEATSSIVMFSLNELSSSKAVISPSRFSDVFIPTQVTANLTMLLRKMKRTSTHSVDDSLYHHDIINSISTCEVDETPLLVACDNSGLIGIFQ, from the coding sequence ATGGGGGCACAATTATCACTAGTGGTCCAAGCATCACCTTCCATAgccattttttcatatatCGATGTCTTAGAGGAAGTACACTACGTTTCACAGTTAAACTCATCAAGATTCTTAAAAACATGCAAGGCACTGGACCCTAACGGCGAAATTGTTATCAAAGTGTTTATTAAACCAAAAGACCAATATAGCTTACGACCTTTTCTCCAACGTATAAGGGCTCAATCGTTTAAGTTGGGACAACTACCGCACGTTTTAAACTACAGTAAATTGATCGAGACAAATAGAGCCGGCTACATGATACGGCAGCacttaaaaaataatttatatGACAGATTGAGTTTGAGACCTTACTTACAAGACATTGAACTGAAATTCATTGCTTTCCAGTTGTTAAATGCATTAAAGGACATTCATAATCTGAATATTGTCCATGGTGATATAAAGACAGAAAATATCCTAGTAACAAGTTGGAATTGGTGTATATTGACAGATTTTGCTGCATTTATCAAACCCGTATATTTGCCTGAAGATAATCCAGgtgaatttttattctaCTTCGACACCTCGAAGAGAAGAACCTGTTATCTAGCCCCGGAGAGGTTTAACTCTAAACTTTACCAAGATGGAAAATCTAACAATGGTAGGCTAACTAAAGAAATGGACATATTTAGTCTTGGATGTGTTATTGCAGAAATATTTGCTGAAGGAAGACCCATCTTCAACTTATCACAGCTATTCAAATATAAAAGTAATTCATATGACGTAAACAGGGAATTTCTCATGGAGGAAATGAATTCTACCGATTTAAGGAACTTGGTTCTAGACATGATTCAACTAGATCCATCCAAAAGACTTTCATGTGATGAACTACTGAATAAATATCGTGGCATTTTCTTCCCCGATTATTTCTACACTTTCATTTATGATTATTTCAGAAATTTGGTTACTATGACAACAAGCACACCGATATCAGATAACACTTGCACCAATAGTACCTTGGAAGACAATGTAAAACTTTTAGATGAAACTACggaaaaaatatacagAGATTTTTCCCAAATATGTCATTGTTTGGACTTTCCTTTAATAAAAGACGGGGGTGAGATTGGTTCAGACCCCCCAATTTTGGAATCTTACAAAATAGAGATAGAAATTAGTCGGTTTTTAAACACAAACTTATATTTCCCCCAAAATTACCATTTAGTCTTACAGCAGTTTACCAAAGTATCCGAAAAGATAAAATCAGTTAAAGAGGAATGTGCCTTACTCTTTATCTCTTATTTGTCTCATAGTATAAGAAGTATTGTTTCGACTGCTACGAAACTTAAAAATTTAGAACTATTAGCAGTATTTGCACAATTCGTTtctgatgaaaataaaattgatcGAGTCGTACCTTATTTCGTATGTTGTTTTGAAGATAGTGACCAGGACGTCCAGGCCCTATCTTTGTTAACATTAATCCAGGTACTCACCTCTGTAAGAAAATTGAATCAATTGAACGAGAATATATTTGTGGACTACTTACTTCCGAGACTGAAAAGATTACTTATTTCCAATAGGCAGAATACCAATTATTTAAGGATTGTGTTTGCTAATTGTTTGAGCGACTTGGCCATTATCATTAATagatttcaagaatttACATTTGCTCAGCACTGCAATGATAACTCAATGGATAACAACACGGAAATCATGGAAAGCAGTACCAAGTATTCAGCAAAATTGATCCAAAGTGTCGAAGATTTAACTGTCTCTTTTTTAACAGATAATGATACTTATGTAAAGATGGCACTTTTGCAAAACATTCTTCCActttgtaaattttttggtaggGAAAGAACAAACGATATTATACTGAGTCATTTAATAACCTACCTTAATGATAAGGACCCAGCATTGCGAGTTTCCTTAATTCAAACAATATCCGGAATATCAATTCTTTTGGGTACCGTTACATTAGAACAGTATATTTTACCATTGTTAATCCAGACCATCACTGATTCGGAAGAATTAGTAGTGATCAGTGTTTTACAAAGCTTAAAATCTTTGTTCAAGACTGGGTTGATtaggaaaaaatattatattgaTATATCAAAAACAACATCTCCCTTGTTGTTGCATCCTAATAATTGGATAAGACAGTTTACTTTGATGATAATTATAGAAATTATTAATAAGTTATCAAAAGCCGAAGTGTACTGCATTCTCTATCCAATAATAAGGCCTTTCTTCGAATTTGACGTTGAGTTCAACTTCAAATCAATGATAAGCTGTTGCAAGCAACCAGTGTCAAGATCGGTTTACAATCTATTGTGTAGTTGGTCTGTTAGAGCGTCAAAATCtttattttggaaaaaaatcatcacAAATCATGTAGATTCATTCGGAAATAATAGAATCGAATttataacaaaaaattactcAAGTAAAAATTATGGATTTAATAAAAGAGATACGAAATCAAGTTCCTCGCTGAAGGGTATTAAAACATCATCCACCGTCTATTCACATGACAACAAGGAAATTCCCTTAACTGCTGAAGACAGAAATTGGATTGATAAGTTCCACATTATTGGGCTAacagaaaaagatatttggaaaattgTGGCTTTGAGGGGTTATGTAATAAGGACAGCGAGAGTTATGGCAGCGAACCCTGATTTTCcatataataatagtaattaCCGTCCATTAGTACAGAACTCACCACCTAACCTAAACCTTACGAATATTATGCCAAGaaacattttctttgatgtaGAGTTTGCTGAAGAGTCGACAAGTGAGGGACAAGATTCTAACTTAGAGAACCAACAGATATATAAATATGATGAAAGTGAGAAAGATAGCAATAAGCTAAATATTAACGGTAGCAAACAGCTATCTACCGTCATGGACATAAATGGATCACtaatattcaaaaataagTCCATTGCCACTACTACTTCTAATTTGAAGAACGTTTTTGTTCAGTTAGAACCAACGTCCTATCACATGCATTCTCCAAATCATGGCTTGAAAGATAATGCAAATGTTAAACCAGAAAGGAAGGTAGTCGTCAGCAACAGCTATGAAGGCGACGTTGAAAGCATAGAAAAATTCCTATCgactttcaaaattttaccTCCTCTGAGAGATTATAAGGAGTTTGGGCCTATTCAAGAGATTGTACGGAGTCCAAACATGGGTAATTTGAGGGGCAAGTTGATAGCTACTTTGATGGAAAACGAACCCAATTCTATTACGTCTTCTGCTGTTTCTCCAGGAGAAACACCCTATTTAATAACAGGTTCAGATCAAGGTGTAATCAAGATTTGGAACCTGAAAGAGATTATCGTGGGCGAGGTttactcttcttctttaacttATGACTGCTCCTCTACCGTAACTCAGATAACCATGATTCCTAACTTTGACGCGTTTGCCGTTTCCAGTAAAGATGGACAAATAATTGTATTAAAGGTTAATCATTACCAACAAGAAAGTGAagtcaaatttttgaattgcGAATGCATCAGGAAAATTAACTTGAAgaattttggtaaaaatGAATACGCAGTGAGAATGAGAGCATTTGTGAATGAGGAAAAATCTCTACTAGTAGCATTGACGAATTTGTCAAGGGTTATTATATTTGATATTAGAACCCTGGAGAGGTTACAAATTATAGAGAATTCTCCAAGGCATGGTGCCGTTTCAAGCATCTGTATCGATGAAGAGTGTTGTGTCCTAATTTTGGGGACGACTAGAGGTATTATTGATATATGGGATATCCGTTTCAACGTGCTGATAAGGAGTTGGTCCTTTGGGGACCACGCACCAATCACGCATGTGGAGGTTTGTCAGTTTTATGGAAAGAATTCTGTAATTGTTGTAGGAGGTAGTTCAAAAACATTTCTAACAATATGGAATTTTGTTAAGGGGCATTGTCAGTATGCTTTCATAAATTCTGATGAACAGCCATCTATGGAGCACTTTTTACCAATTGAGAAAGGCTTAGAAGAATTAAATTTTTGTGGAATCAGGTCTTTAAACGCACTAAGCACTATCTCAGTATCTAATGATAAAATTCTTCTTACCGATGAAGCAACAAGTTCCATTGTTATGTTTAGCCTAAATGagctttcttcttctaaagCAGTAATAAGTCCTTCAAGATTCAGTGACGTTTTTATTCCTACACAAGTTACGGCAAATCTCACAATGTtattgagaaaaatgaaacgTACTAGCACTCATTCAGTAGATGATTCTCTATATCATCATGATATTATAAATTCTATATCTACATGTGAAGTTGATGAGACACCTTTGCTGGTTGCTTGTGATAACTCAGGGCTTATTGGAATCTTccaataa